The following coding sequences are from one Musa acuminata AAA Group cultivar baxijiao chromosome BXJ1-6, Cavendish_Baxijiao_AAA, whole genome shotgun sequence window:
- the LOC135676122 gene encoding ERAD-associated E3 ubiquitin-protein ligase component HRD3-like has product MRHRAIHFALLLHLLLSLALLASSLRPRPLVLVITNEDFADSSSNPSSSAITDDSDRSDDSAEWDEFGDPESSAAATGDYDPGSWLPFIESASSPPSLANSSSDPLEALYSSGVRHMITAASSSDPADMEDAAAEIEAAASAGFPHAQSALGFLYGTGLMRPQSRPKAFLYHHFAAEGGNMQSKMVLAYTYFRQDMYEKAVKLYAELAEAAVASFLISKEPPVIEPIRIHSGTEENKDALRKSRGEADEDFQINEYQALKGNSAAMYRIGLLYYYGLRGVRRDHAKALHWFSKAVEKGDPRAMELLGEMYARGAGVERNYTKAFEWLTLASKHKYYSAYNGLGYLYVKGYGVEKKNYTKAREYFEKAAENKEPGGHYNLGVLYLKGIGVKRDVAAACKLFLTAANAGQPKALYQVARLFQKGIGLKKNLQMATYLYKTVAERGPWSSLSRWALESYLKGDVGKSLLLYSRMAELGYEVAQSNAAWILDKYGEQSICIGESGFCTDTERHLRAHTLWWQASEQGNEHAALLIGDAYYYGRGTDRDYERAAEAYMHAHSQANAQAMFNLGYMHEHGQGLPLDLHLAKRYYDQALETDPAAKLPVKLALTSLWIRKNYADSFLVKTIDSLPQVYPRLEAWVDEVLMDEGNVTILTLFACLLAVLYLRERQRRQVVVPRQPDNDVPN; this is encoded by the exons ATGCGACACCGTGCGATCCACTTCgccctcctcctccatctcctcctctccCTCGCTCTTCTCGCCTCGTCCCTCCGCCCCCGCCCCCTCGTGCTCGTCATCACCAACGAAGACTTCGCCGACTCCTCTTCTAACCCCTCCTCATCCGCCATCACCGACGACTCCGACCGATCCGATGACTCCGCGGAGTGGGACGAGTTTGGCGACCCGGAGTCCTCCGCTGCCGCCACAGGAGACTACGACCCGGGCTCCTGGCTCCCCTTCATCGAGTCCGCCTCCTCTCCCCCCTCCCTCGCCAACTCCTCCTCCGACCCCCTTGAGGCCCTCTACTCCTCCGGCGTTCGCCACATGAtcaccgccgcctcctcctccgacCCCGCCGACATGGAGGACGCTGCCGCCGAGATCGAAGCCGCGGCCTCCGCCGGCTTCCCCCACGCCCAGTCTGCCCTCGGCTTCCTCTACGGCACCGGCCTCATGCGCCCCCAGAGCCGCCCCAAGGCCTTCCTCTACCACCACTTCGCTGCCGAGGGCGGCAACATGCAGTCCAAGATGGTCCTCGCCTACACATATTTCCGCCAGGAC ATGTATGAGAAGGCAGTGAAGCTGTATGCGGAACTGGCAGAAGCAGCGGTTGCGAGCTTCCTGATATCGAAGGAGCCACCAGTGATTGAGCCTATCCGGATCCACAGCGGTACCGAGGAGAACAAGGATGCGCTGAGGAAGTCACGAGGAGAGGCAGATGAGGATTTCCAGATCAATGAGTACCAGGCATTAAAGGGTAATTCCGCTGCCATGTACCGGATTGGGTTGCTTTATTACTATGGTTTGAGGGGAGTGAGGAGGGACCATGCCAAAGCACTGCATTGGTTCTCAAAGGCTGTGGAGAAGGGGGATCCGAGGGCAATGGAGTTGCTAGGAGAGATGTATGCCCGAGGGGCTGGAGTGGAGAGAAATTACACTAAGGCATTCGAATGGCTCACTCTTGCATCCAAGCATAAATATTACTCCGCATATAATGGGTTGGGATACCTCTACGTTAAAGGCTATGGAGTAGAGAAAAAGAACTACACTAAG GCAAGAGAGTATTTTGAGAAAGCTGCTGAAAATAAAGAGCCTGGTGGACATTATAACCTAGGTGTGTTGTATCTCAAGGGTATTGGTGTGAAAAGGGATGTAGCGGCAGCCTGCAAGCTATTTCTTACTGCAGCTAATGCTGGCCAGCCAAAGGCTCTCTACCAAGTTGCCAGGTTGTTCCAAAAAGGCATAGGCCTCAAGAAGAATCTTCAAATG GCTACATATTTATACAAAACAGTGGCAGAGAGGGGACCTTGGAGCTCCTTGTCAAGATGGGCTCTGGAGTCCTATCTGAAAGGAGATGTTGGAAAGTCACTTCTGCTATATTCCAGAATGGCAGAGCTGGGATATGAGGTGGCGCAAAGCAATGCTGCCTGGATCCTTGATAAATATGGGGAACAAAGTATTTGCATTGGTGAATCTGGCTTTTGCACAGACACAGAAAGGCATCTACGGGCACACACTTTGTGGTGGCAAGCATCAGAGCAGGGTAACGAACATGCTGCTTTGTTGATTGGTGATGCTTACTACTATGGCAGG GGAACTGACAGAGACTATGAACGTGCTGCAGAGGCATACATGCATGCTCACTCACAAGCCAATGCTCAAGCCATGTTCAATCTAGGATACATGCATGAGCATGGTCAAGGACTTCCACTTGATCTTCATTTGGCTAAAAGATACTATGATCAGGCCCTTGAGACCGATCCTGCAGCAAAATTACCGGTTAAACTGGCACTTACGAGCTTGTGGATAAGGAAGAACTATGCTGACAGCTTCCTG GTTAAAACAATCGATTCACTCCCACAAGTATATCCAAGATTAGAGGCATGGGTAGATGAAGTACTGATGGACGAAGGGAATGTGACAATATTAACTCTTTTCGCATGCCTCTTGGCGGTACTTTATCTCAGAGAACGTCAGAGACGGCAAGTGGTGGTCCCTCGTCAACCTGACAACGATGTACCCAACTAG
- the LOC135676121 gene encoding subtilisin-like protease SBT1.7 → MRRGSAQRLRLLLLILCCSSAVAAKKPTYIVHMAKSRMPPSFAEHRHWYDASLRSVSGSAEVLYFYDTVAHGFSARLTPAEARALARRYGVLSVEPETRYELHTTRTPEFLGLDRGGGFVTSSDSDGDVVVGVLDTGVWPERKSFDDAGFGPVPASWKGGCEEGKDFVPAAACNRKLVGARSFYRGYEASMGPMDESKEARSPRDNDGHGTHTSTTVAGSAVPDASLLGYAAGTARGMSSRARVAVYKVCWVGGCFSSDILAGMDKAVEDGCGVLSLSLGGRVADYYRDSIAIGAFTAMEKGVFVSCSAGNAGPVPTSLSNVAPWITTVGAGTLDRDFPAYVVLGNGENYTGATLYGGDPLPSSPLEFVYAGNVTNTTNGNLCMLGTLLPEKVAGKIVLCDRGINSRVQKGYVVSEAGGVGMVLANSAGNGEELVADAHLLPATGVGEKAGNAIRSYLFSDPSPTATIVFRGTKVGVRPSPVVAAFSSRGPNTITRAILKPDLIAPGVNILAGWTGAVGPTGLAVDARRTEFNVISGTSMSCPHVSGLAALLKGAHPEWSPAAIRSALMTTAYAAYPSGDSIIDAATGRAATPFDLGAGHVDPPRAMDPGLIYDLTVDDYLDFLCASNYTPFRIASLTKRSNFTCDATRTYAVSDLNYPSFAVAFPATTSDVIVGDATTVKHRRTLTNVGGPGTYKATVRAWAGTEAGGVKVAVEPSELSFTEVGERRGFTVRFSAAGQPSGTTGFGRLEWSDGEHVVASPLAFTWK, encoded by the coding sequence ATGCGGAGGGGATCAGCGCAGCGGCTGAGGTTGCTGCTATTGATACTCTGCTGTAGCAGCGCCGTCGCAGCTAAGAAACCGACCTACATCGTGCACATGGCCAAGTCCCGGATGCCACCCAGCTTCGCCGAGCACCGCCACTGGTACGACGCGTCGCTCCGATCCGTATCTGGCTCCGCCGAGGTCCTCTACTTTTATGACACCGTTGCCCACGGCTTCTCCGCCCGGCTCACCCCTGCCGAGGCCCGCGCCCTCGCCCGCCGCTACGGCGTCCTCTCCGTCGAGCCCGAGACCCGGTACGAGCTCCACACCACTCGGACCCCCGAGTTCCTCGGCCTGGACCGCGGCGGCGGGTTCGTCACCTCGTCCGACTCGGATGGCGACGTCGTGGTCGGGGTCCTCGACACGGGCGTGTGGCCCGAGAGGAAGAGCTTCGACGACGCCGGGTTCGGGCCCGTCCCGGCGAGTTGGAAGGGCGGGTGCGAGGAGGGCAAGGACTTCGTCCCAGCGGCCGCCTGCAACCGGAAGCTGGTGGGGGCCCGGTCGTTCTACAGGGGGTACGAAGCGAGCATGGGCCCGATGGACGAGTCCAAGGAGGCAAGGTCGCCAAGAGATAATGACGGCCACGGGACCCATACCTCCACCACCGTCGCCGGCTCCGCCGTGCCGGACGCGAGCCTCCTCGGCTACGCTGCCGGCACCGCCCGCGGCATGTCTTCCCGCGCCCGCGTCGCCGTGTATAAGGTCTGCTGGGTCGGCGGGTGCTTCAGCTCTGACATCCTCGCGGGCATGGACAAGGCGGTGGAGGACGGGTGTGGCGTCCTCTCCCTGTCCTTGGGCGGCAGGGTGGCTGACTACTACCGGGATAGCATTGCCATTGGTGCGTTCACGGCCATGGAAAAGGGGGTGTTCGTCTCATGCTCCGCCGGCAACGCAGGGCCAGTGCCGACCAGCCTCTCCAATGTGGCCCCGTGGATCACCACGGTCGGTGCCGGCACGCTCGACCGTGACttccccgcctacgtcgtgctcggcAATGGCGAGAACTACACCGGCGCCACGCTCTACGGAGGAGATCCCCTCCCGTCATCGCCCCTGGAGTTTGTCTACGCCGGGAATGTCACCAACACCACCAACGGGAACCTTTGCATGCTGGGGACCTTATTGCCGGAGAAAGTCGCCGGAAAAATCGTCCTCTGCGACCGAGGGATAAACTCTCGGGTCCAAAAGGGCTATGTGGTCAGTGAAGCCGGCGGAGTCGGCATGGTCCTTGCCAACTCGGCCGGCAACGGGGAAGAGCTCGTTGCCGACGCCCACCTTCTACCAGCCACCGGCGTCGGGGAAAAAGCAGGGAACGCCATAAGATCGTACCTTTTCTCCGATCCGAGCCCGACGGCGACCATAGTGTTCAGGGGAACCAAGGTCGGGGTCCGGCCGTCGCCGGTTGTGGCGGCGTTTTCCTCCCGGGGGCCGAACACGATCACCCGAGCCATCCTCAAGCCAGACCTCATCGCACCGGGGGTCAACATCCTCGCCGGGTGGACGGGGGCGGTCGGGCCGACGGGGCTGGCGGTGGATGCACGGCGAACAGAGTTCAACGTCATATCCGGGACGTCGATGTCTTGCCCGCACGTGAGCGGCCTGGCAGCGCTTCTCAAGGGGGCGCATCCGGAGTGGAGCCCAGCCGCCATCAGGTCCGCCCTCATGACCACCGCCTACGCCGCATATCCCAGCGGCGACTCCATCATCGACGCGGCAACAGGCCGCGCCGCCACGCCGTTCGACCTCGGGGCCGGGCACGTGGACCCCCCGCGAGCCATGGACCCGGGGCTCATCTACGACCTCACCGTAGACGACTACCTCGACTTCCTCTGCGCCTCGAACTACACCCCCTTCCGGATCGCCAGCCTCACCAAAAGGAGCAACTTCACGTGCGACGCTACGAGGACCTACGCGGTGTCGGACCTCAACTACCCGTCGTTCGCGGTGGCGTTCCCGGCAACGACAAGCGACGTCATCGTAGGGGATGCCACGACGGTGAAGCACAGGAGGACGTTGACCAACGTCGGGGGGCCGGGGACGTACAAGGCGACGGTGAGGGCGTGGGCGGGGACGGAGGCAGGGGGCGTGAAGGTGGCGGTGGAGCCCTCGGAGCTGAGCTTCACGGAGGTGGGGGAGAGGAGGGGCTTCACGGTGCGCTTCTCCGCAGCGGGGCAGCCTTCGGGCACGACGGGGTTCGGCCGGCTCGAGTGGTCGGACGGTGAGCACGTGGTGGCCAGCCCGCTCGCGTTCACGTGGAAATGA
- the LOC135676123 gene encoding basic blue protein-like: protein MAQGRGSAAAGGQAAVALGLVVLCLLLAHVQVAEAATYTVGDSGGWSFNMASWSRGKRFRAGDVLVFKYNPSVHNVVAVNAAGYNGCSTPRGSRVFTSGNDRITLARGRNYYICNFTGHCQSGMKIAIVAA from the exons ATGGCGCAGGGAAGGGGCAGTGCTGCTGCAGGTGGCCAGGCGGCCGTGGCTCTGGGGCTGGTGGTGCTCTGCCTCCTGCTCGCTCACGTCCAGGTGGCGGAGGCGGCCACCTACACCGTCGGGGACAGCGGCGGCTGGTCCTTCAACATGGCCAGCTGGAGTCGCGGGAAGCGGTTCCGGGCGGGCGACGTGCTCG TCTTCAAGTACAACCCGTCGGTGCACAACGTGGTGGCGGTGAACGCCGCCGGCTACAACGGCTGCTCGACTCCCCGGGGCTCCAGGGTGTTCACCTCCGGCAACGACCGCATCACGCTCGCCAGGGGGAGGAACTACTACATCTGCAACTTCACCGGCCACTGCCAGTCCGGGATGAAGATAGCGATCGTCGCCGCTTGA